A region from the Desulfoglaeba alkanexedens ALDC genome encodes:
- the purB gene encoding adenylosuccinate lyase has protein sequence MIERYTRPEMGRIWTLENKYRKWLDVEVAVCEARAERGEIPPQAMQDIREKAAFNVCRIDAIEKETQHDVIAFLTNVAEHVGPASRFIHEGLTSSDVLDTANALLFVEAADLLLQDVDQLLAVLKRRAFEFKDTVTIGRSHGVHAEPMTFGMKFALWYAEMRRNRERLERARETMRVGKISGAVGTYANIDPDIEARVCRRLGLQPAPISTQVIQRDRYAEFFATLALIGCSIEKIAVEIRHLQRTEVREAEEYFAPGQKGSSAMPHKRNPIACENLSGLARILRTNALAAMENVTLWHERDISHSSVERVIGPDSTILCDTMLVRLTRVLDRLLVYPDRMRRNLELTGGLFYSQRVLLALTGKGLSREEAYRLVQRNAMKVWHEGGNLKERLQEDQEVMRCLSPEELAPLFDLGYHLKHVDTIFRKVFRDNP, from the coding sequence ATGATCGAACGGTATACCCGCCCGGAAATGGGCCGAATCTGGACACTCGAAAACAAGTACCGCAAGTGGCTGGACGTGGAAGTGGCCGTGTGCGAAGCGCGGGCGGAACGCGGCGAAATCCCTCCCCAAGCGATGCAGGATATCCGCGAAAAGGCCGCCTTCAATGTCTGCCGGATCGATGCCATCGAAAAGGAGACCCAGCACGACGTGATCGCCTTCCTCACCAACGTCGCCGAACACGTGGGGCCCGCCTCACGCTTCATCCACGAAGGGCTCACCTCCTCGGACGTTCTCGATACCGCCAACGCCCTGCTTTTCGTCGAAGCCGCCGACCTGCTCCTCCAGGATGTGGACCAGTTGCTTGCGGTGCTCAAACGGCGGGCCTTCGAATTCAAGGACACGGTCACCATCGGCCGGAGCCACGGCGTGCACGCCGAACCGATGACCTTCGGCATGAAATTCGCCCTCTGGTACGCGGAAATGCGCCGAAACCGTGAGAGGCTGGAACGCGCCCGGGAAACCATGCGGGTGGGAAAGATTTCAGGAGCCGTGGGGACCTACGCCAACATCGACCCGGATATCGAAGCGCGGGTCTGCCGCCGACTGGGCCTCCAGCCGGCCCCCATCAGCACACAGGTCATTCAGAGAGACCGCTACGCGGAATTCTTTGCGACGCTCGCCCTTATCGGCTGCTCCATCGAAAAGATCGCCGTGGAGATCCGGCACCTTCAGCGGACGGAAGTGCGGGAGGCGGAAGAATACTTCGCGCCGGGCCAGAAGGGCTCCTCGGCCATGCCTCACAAGCGAAACCCCATCGCCTGCGAAAATCTTTCGGGGCTCGCCCGGATTCTTCGAACCAACGCGCTGGCGGCCATGGAAAACGTGACTCTATGGCACGAACGGGACATCAGCCATTCCTCGGTCGAACGAGTCATCGGTCCCGATTCCACCATCCTTTGCGACACCATGCTGGTTCGGCTCACCCGCGTGCTGGACAGACTCCTCGTCTATCCCGACCGGATGCGCCGCAACCTGGAACTCACCGGCGGTCTCTTCTACTCCCAGCGGGTGCTTCTTGCGCTCACCGGAAAAGGCCTGAGCCGCGAAGAGGCCTATCGGTTGGTCCAGCGAAACGCCATGAAAGTCTGGCACGAAGGCGGGAACCTCAAGGAACGCCTCCAAGAAGACCAGGAAGTCATGCGGTGCCTTTCGCCCGAAGAACTGGCGCCGCTCTTCGACCTGGGCTACCACCTGAAACACGTGGACACCATCTTCCGAAAGGTGTTCCGAGACAACCCCTAG
- a CDS encoding YMGG-like glycine zipper-containing protein encodes MKSVCVLLTVCLFVVTVIPGCVPGPTTQQHLESATWLGVVGAGVGALVDDDNPWRGAVIGAGIGSLAGYGLAEVSQRAAREAATRRQTVTYHNPSTNEWVQADPVAYDSATGTATVRTRTWEGERLQSDRYVKVPAY; translated from the coding sequence ATGAAATCGGTTTGCGTACTGCTCACGGTATGTCTTTTTGTGGTCACGGTGATTCCGGGCTGTGTGCCGGGTCCGACGACCCAGCAACACCTGGAATCGGCCACCTGGCTGGGTGTGGTGGGAGCAGGCGTCGGGGCCTTGGTGGATGATGACAACCCCTGGCGGGGCGCCGTGATCGGAGCCGGGATCGGGTCCCTCGCCGGATACGGCCTGGCGGAGGTGAGCCAGCGGGCCGCTCGGGAAGCGGCTACGCGGCGCCAGACGGTGACCTACCACAACCCGAGCACCAACGAATGGGTCCAGGCCGACCCGGTGGCCTACGATTCGGCCACCGGGACCGCGACGGTTCGGACGCGCACGTGGGAAGGCGAGCGGCTTCAGAGCGACCGTTATGTGAAAGTTCCGGCCTATTGA
- the dnaE gene encoding DNA polymerase III subunit alpha, whose product MAQPSFVHLHVHSEYSLLDGAIRLADLLDTARSYGMPAVAVTDHGGMFGALEFYEKAKKAGINPIVGCEVYVAPKSRFDRQAAPGPNGDEDRNHHLVLLAENDAGYRNLMKLVTLAHLEGFYYKPRVDKELLRAHNQGLIALSGCLKGEVASNLLQGRKATAVKAAEEYAAIFGPDRYYLELQANGIPEQATVNEGLIQLARDLGLPLVATNDCHYLRRSDARAHELLLCIQTGKTILDQKRMKFSTDQLYFKSPEEMAREFAHVPEALENTVRIADRCRLEIPLGEYHFPVFPLEEGESIEDRFEKEVLEGFERRLKQIQKRRPHFGSREREEYDKRLRYEIDVIREMGFAAYFLIVADFIGYAKKQGIPVGPGRGSAAGSLVAYVMEITDLDPIEHGLIFERFLNKERISMPDIDVDFCIHGRDDVHRYVSEKYGSDRVAHITTFGTMQARAVIRDVGRAMGMAYGDVDRIAKLIPASPGMTLKKAFELEPRLAEIQRDDPQVRELFEVAFALEGLPRHVSTHAAGVVIGDRPIVEYMPLYRDQDGEIVTQYSMKYVEKAGLIKFDFLGLRNLTVIHNAVKLIEKNHGIQLNMEELPLDDSETYALLSRADTTGVFQLESSGMRDIMVRLHPENFADIVALVALYRPGPLESGMVEQYIDGKHGKIDITYELEALRPILESTYGVILYQEQVMKIASVLANYTLGEADILRRAMGKKIPEVMEAQRQRFLDGAKANGIDLAKANHIFDLMAKFAGYGFNKSHSAAYALIAYQTAYLKAHYPVEFMAALLNSVLSNTDQVVKLMNECHDKGIEVLPPDVNLSDRDFTVVEGKIRFGLAAVKNVGESAIESILRSRNNEGAFRSIYDFCERVDTQRVNRRVIEQLIKCGAFDSIHNSRASTFAALDTALERAQVVQRDRQSGQLNMFELLRNRKRAASPPLPDVPAWDSRTTLQYEKESIGFYVSGHPLDHYADQLATLCSADSQRVREKPEGTQAILCGLISVTKELTTKRGERMAFLTLEDKLGTLEVVAFPEVFSQSRELLEQDEPKVVIGTVQHDEKGSKVIAERILTLEDAQVEAVESVRIHLKAEQLNRDTIERLRHLLISHAGECETFLHVDVEREAEAVIALNAKLRVNPTASFFLEMGRHFGEGTAEPVLRMCRQ is encoded by the coding sequence ATGGCGCAACCTTCTTTCGTTCATCTCCACGTTCACAGCGAGTACAGCCTCCTGGACGGCGCGATCCGACTGGCCGATCTTCTGGACACGGCTCGAAGCTACGGGATGCCGGCGGTGGCGGTCACCGACCACGGCGGCATGTTCGGAGCCCTGGAATTCTACGAAAAGGCCAAAAAAGCGGGCATCAATCCCATTGTGGGATGCGAAGTGTACGTTGCGCCGAAAAGCCGTTTCGATCGGCAGGCGGCGCCCGGGCCCAACGGCGATGAAGACCGAAACCATCACCTTGTGCTGCTTGCCGAAAACGACGCCGGTTACCGCAACCTCATGAAGCTTGTTACCCTAGCGCACCTGGAAGGCTTTTACTACAAACCGCGGGTGGACAAGGAGCTGCTGCGGGCCCACAACCAGGGGCTCATCGCCCTTTCGGGGTGCCTCAAAGGGGAAGTGGCTTCGAATCTCCTCCAGGGACGGAAGGCGACGGCCGTCAAAGCGGCGGAAGAATACGCGGCCATTTTCGGGCCGGACCGGTACTACTTGGAACTCCAAGCCAACGGCATCCCGGAACAGGCCACCGTGAACGAAGGCCTCATCCAGCTGGCTCGAGACCTAGGGCTCCCGCTGGTGGCCACCAACGACTGTCACTACCTGCGCCGGAGCGACGCCCGTGCCCACGAACTGCTGCTTTGTATCCAAACGGGAAAGACCATCCTTGACCAGAAACGGATGAAGTTTTCCACCGACCAGCTCTACTTCAAGTCTCCCGAAGAAATGGCCCGGGAATTCGCCCACGTTCCCGAAGCGCTGGAAAACACCGTGCGGATCGCGGACCGCTGCCGTCTCGAGATCCCCTTGGGCGAATACCATTTCCCGGTGTTTCCCTTGGAAGAGGGCGAAAGCATCGAAGACCGTTTCGAAAAGGAAGTCCTGGAAGGCTTCGAGCGCCGCCTAAAGCAGATCCAGAAACGCCGGCCGCATTTCGGCTCCAGGGAGCGCGAGGAATACGATAAGCGGCTCCGCTACGAAATCGACGTCATCCGGGAGATGGGCTTCGCCGCCTACTTCCTCATCGTGGCCGACTTCATCGGGTACGCGAAAAAGCAGGGCATCCCCGTAGGGCCGGGCCGCGGATCCGCCGCCGGAAGCCTGGTCGCCTACGTCATGGAGATCACCGACCTCGACCCCATCGAACACGGGCTCATCTTCGAACGGTTCCTCAACAAGGAACGCATCAGCATGCCGGATATCGACGTGGACTTCTGCATCCACGGCCGGGACGATGTGCACCGTTACGTTTCGGAAAAATACGGGTCGGACCGGGTCGCACACATCACCACCTTCGGAACCATGCAGGCGCGAGCCGTGATCCGCGATGTGGGCCGCGCCATGGGCATGGCCTACGGCGACGTGGACCGCATTGCGAAGCTCATCCCGGCTTCTCCCGGCATGACGCTCAAGAAGGCCTTTGAACTGGAACCGCGCCTGGCCGAAATACAGCGCGACGACCCGCAGGTGCGGGAACTCTTCGAAGTGGCTTTCGCCCTGGAAGGCCTGCCCCGGCATGTGTCCACCCACGCGGCCGGCGTCGTCATCGGCGACCGGCCCATCGTCGAGTACATGCCGCTCTACCGGGACCAGGACGGAGAGATCGTCACGCAATATTCGATGAAGTACGTGGAAAAAGCCGGGCTCATCAAGTTCGATTTCCTGGGGCTTCGGAACCTCACGGTCATCCACAATGCCGTGAAACTCATCGAAAAGAATCACGGAATCCAGCTCAATATGGAGGAACTCCCGCTGGACGACTCGGAAACCTACGCGCTGCTTTCGCGGGCGGACACCACCGGGGTGTTCCAATTGGAAAGCTCCGGCATGCGCGACATCATGGTCCGGCTGCACCCGGAAAATTTTGCGGACATCGTGGCGCTTGTCGCACTCTACCGGCCGGGACCCCTGGAAAGCGGCATGGTGGAGCAGTATATCGACGGCAAACATGGAAAAATCGACATCACTTACGAGCTGGAAGCGTTGCGGCCGATCCTGGAATCCACCTATGGGGTGATCCTCTACCAGGAACAGGTGATGAAGATCGCGAGCGTCCTCGCCAATTACACCTTGGGCGAAGCCGACATCCTCAGGCGGGCCATGGGAAAGAAGATCCCGGAAGTGATGGAGGCGCAGCGCCAGAGGTTCCTGGACGGGGCCAAGGCCAACGGAATCGACCTGGCCAAGGCGAACCATATCTTCGACCTCATGGCGAAGTTCGCCGGATACGGCTTCAACAAGTCCCACAGCGCCGCCTACGCGCTCATCGCCTACCAGACCGCTTACCTTAAGGCCCACTATCCCGTGGAATTCATGGCGGCCCTTCTGAACAGCGTTCTCAGCAACACGGACCAAGTCGTGAAGCTCATGAACGAGTGCCATGACAAGGGGATCGAGGTCCTGCCGCCGGACGTCAATTTGAGCGATCGGGACTTCACCGTCGTGGAAGGGAAGATCCGGTTCGGGCTGGCGGCCGTCAAGAACGTGGGGGAAAGCGCCATCGAGAGCATCCTTCGGAGCCGGAACAACGAGGGCGCTTTTCGATCTATTTACGATTTCTGCGAGCGGGTGGACACTCAGCGGGTGAACCGCCGGGTGATCGAGCAACTCATCAAGTGCGGTGCGTTCGATTCGATCCACAACAGCCGGGCGAGCACCTTCGCCGCCCTGGACACCGCCCTGGAGCGGGCGCAGGTCGTGCAGCGCGACCGCCAGTCCGGCCAGCTCAACATGTTCGAGCTGTTGAGAAACCGGAAACGGGCTGCGTCGCCGCCGCTCCCGGATGTGCCCGCCTGGGACAGCCGCACCACGCTTCAGTACGAAAAAGAATCCATCGGCTTCTATGTCTCCGGCCACCCGCTGGACCACTACGCCGACCAGCTGGCCACTCTCTGCAGCGCCGACAGCCAAAGGGTTCGGGAAAAACCGGAGGGCACCCAGGCCATCCTCTGCGGACTCATCTCGGTCACTAAGGAGCTGACCACCAAGCGCGGCGAGCGCATGGCGTTCCTCACGCTGGAAGACAAGCTGGGAACCCTGGAAGTGGTCGCTTTCCCTGAGGTTTTCAGCCAGTCCCGGGAGCTTTTGGAACAAGATGAGCCGAAAGTGGTCATCGGCACCGTGCAGCATGATGAAAAGGGATCCAAGGTCATCGCCGAAAGGATTCTCACACTGGAAGACGCTCAGGTGGAAGCCGTGGAATCGGTCCGGATCCATCTGAAAGCGGAACAGCTGAACCGGGACACCATCGAACGCCTGCGGCACCTGTTGATCAGCCACGCGGGCGAATGTGAGACGTTTCTTCATGTGGACGTGGAACGTGAAGCGGAAGCCGTCATCGCGCTCAACGCGAAGCTCCGCGTCAACCCCACGGCGTCCTTCTTTCTGGAGATGGGCCGTCATTTCGGAGAAGGCACCGCGGAACCGGTGCTGCGGATGTGCCGGCAATAA
- a CDS encoding creatininase family protein — MHVLEDITMVRFETERQSVRTIIIPCGSLEEHGPHLPLGTDTFHAVALAREASRKASVWVAPPLWYGVCRSSSEHPGTVGIRSRTLHRLLKDVIRGFYAQGIRRFVVLSGHAGGTHMATLLDAAEESMAELPESAFAVLSVLDLGKEAWRGVQATPGDSHAGEVETSLMLHLHPDRVQGSAPEEYPSFPPHLLVRNKRAFWAHGVWGNPALASAEKGRTLMERSTDALVELIRRLEAWREPSGNGADGGDPLV; from the coding sequence ATGCACGTCCTGGAAGATATCACCATGGTCCGGTTTGAAACAGAACGGCAATCCGTTCGAACGATCATCATCCCCTGCGGATCGCTGGAAGAACACGGGCCGCACCTTCCGCTCGGAACCGATACCTTCCACGCGGTTGCCCTGGCCCGGGAGGCTTCGCGGAAGGCCTCCGTGTGGGTGGCACCGCCGCTTTGGTACGGCGTCTGTCGCAGTTCCAGCGAACACCCGGGTACCGTGGGCATCCGGAGCCGCACTTTGCACCGCTTGCTGAAAGACGTCATCCGTGGCTTCTACGCGCAGGGCATTCGGCGTTTTGTCGTTTTGAGCGGCCACGCGGGCGGGACCCACATGGCGACCCTTCTTGACGCCGCGGAAGAATCCATGGCCGAACTGCCGGAGAGCGCCTTCGCCGTGCTCTCCGTGCTGGATCTGGGAAAGGAGGCCTGGCGCGGCGTTCAGGCCACACCCGGCGATTCCCACGCGGGCGAAGTGGAAACCTCACTCATGCTCCACCTGCACCCTGATCGGGTCCAGGGCTCCGCACCGGAAGAATACCCGAGTTTTCCCCCGCATCTCCTGGTACGAAACAAGCGCGCGTTCTGGGCTCACGGGGTATGGGGAAACCCTGCACTCGCATCGGCCGAAAAAGGCCGAACCCTCATGGAACGTTCCACCGACGCGTTGGTGGAACTGATCCGCCGCCTCGAAGCCTGGCGGGAACCCTCAGGAAATGGAGCCGACGGAGGCGACCCGCTTGTCTGA
- a CDS encoding peptidase U32 family protein — translation MSESRRKTPELLAPAGNLESFFAALESGADAVYLGLKELNARALAPNFTLDDLARIIPYAHARDAAVHVALNSLVTALEFPRILDLLQSLADLAPDAVIVQDPGIFQLARDRFPTLTLHASTLMGAHNAAGVNALARLGASRIVLARELSFDEIRDITRTTTAEIEIFVHGALCFSFSGLCLASSFRGGHSGLQGRCVQPCRLKFRQGKREGYFLSCNDFSALDWIPRLKALRIAAFKIEGRMKSADYIAQVVRAYRDVMDAPPDRHSEAIAHARERLGLAPARKLTQGHLEGENASGILTPHRSGSSGLWVGNVLTVEEKRVLVDLRHGIRKGDRLRTESPDGREQKPFAVQALLSLETSAPREEAGPGEKIFLKAARDLQPGERLFRIGGQLEDPVRWRRVLLDAVPKPRPYRKTFPAPDSVSDSWPTVPARHSHFAETLLVKVGRYEELGNAMASPAHGVLLTASKPNLERLAKARLHPAQKKRFAWSLPPVILPKDLDYYQRAVRWFVDRGYRNWELNNWGHFDFFRETERLVLAAGHRFNVRNPAALAALGAQGCARTVLSLEITGREIQRLLRSPLGSVPVVTVYAWPALFTSRLKPALLAGKPFVTPRNEPYLLLSESGITAVYADRPVSWLARLAPLRSWGVRCFLIDLSEGPRRNPKDLERVLSGFKRGRADEPFSEFNWDREPVKHRASLKDRR, via the coding sequence TTGTCTGAATCAAGAAGAAAGACCCCGGAACTCCTGGCACCGGCCGGCAATCTGGAAAGCTTTTTCGCGGCCCTGGAAAGCGGAGCCGACGCGGTCTACCTGGGGCTCAAAGAACTAAACGCCCGAGCGCTCGCCCCCAACTTCACCCTGGACGATCTGGCCCGTATCATTCCCTATGCCCACGCCCGGGACGCGGCCGTCCACGTGGCCCTGAACAGCCTGGTAACCGCCCTGGAATTCCCCCGGATCCTGGATCTGCTTCAATCGCTTGCCGACCTCGCCCCCGACGCCGTGATCGTTCAAGATCCGGGAATCTTTCAGCTCGCCCGTGACCGGTTTCCCACGCTCACCCTGCACGCCAGCACCCTCATGGGCGCCCACAACGCCGCCGGTGTAAACGCTCTCGCGCGGCTCGGCGCCTCCCGCATCGTGCTGGCTCGAGAACTCAGCTTCGACGAAATCCGGGACATCACCCGAACTACCACGGCGGAAATCGAAATATTCGTTCACGGAGCCCTTTGTTTTTCTTTTTCCGGGTTATGCCTTGCGAGCAGCTTTCGAGGCGGTCACAGCGGGCTGCAGGGCCGCTGCGTGCAACCCTGCCGGCTGAAATTCCGGCAAGGAAAAAGGGAAGGCTACTTCCTTTCCTGCAACGATTTTTCCGCGCTTGACTGGATTCCCCGGTTGAAGGCGCTTCGGATCGCCGCCTTCAAAATCGAAGGCCGCATGAAAAGCGCCGATTACATCGCCCAAGTCGTCCGAGCCTACCGAGACGTCATGGACGCGCCCCCGGACAGGCATTCCGAAGCCATCGCCCACGCCCGGGAACGGCTCGGGCTCGCTCCGGCCCGGAAGTTGACCCAAGGTCACCTGGAAGGCGAAAACGCTTCGGGCATTCTCACCCCGCATCGGTCCGGTTCCAGCGGCCTGTGGGTCGGAAACGTGCTGACGGTGGAAGAAAAACGTGTACTTGTGGACCTTCGTCACGGAATCCGAAAGGGCGACCGCCTCCGAACGGAATCCCCGGACGGCAGGGAGCAAAAGCCCTTCGCCGTTCAGGCGCTGTTGTCACTCGAAACGAGCGCGCCCCGGGAAGAAGCTGGGCCGGGAGAAAAGATCTTTTTGAAGGCCGCCCGGGATCTGCAGCCGGGCGAACGGCTCTTTCGGATCGGCGGTCAACTGGAAGATCCGGTTCGGTGGAGAAGGGTCCTCCTGGACGCTGTCCCGAAACCCCGCCCATATCGGAAAACCTTCCCCGCTCCTGACTCCGTTTCCGATTCCTGGCCGACCGTTCCCGCCAGACATTCACATTTTGCAGAAACCCTTTTGGTGAAGGTCGGCCGTTATGAAGAACTGGGAAACGCCATGGCGTCCCCCGCCCACGGGGTGCTCCTCACCGCCTCCAAGCCCAACCTGGAGCGTTTGGCAAAGGCACGACTTCACCCCGCGCAGAAAAAGCGCTTCGCCTGGTCTCTTCCCCCCGTGATCCTGCCGAAAGACCTGGATTATTACCAGCGGGCCGTCCGGTGGTTCGTGGACCGGGGATACCGGAACTGGGAACTCAACAACTGGGGACATTTTGACTTCTTTCGGGAAACCGAAAGACTGGTGCTTGCGGCCGGCCATCGCTTCAACGTGAGAAACCCGGCGGCCCTTGCCGCCCTTGGCGCACAGGGATGCGCCCGGACGGTGCTTTCGCTGGAAATCACCGGCCGGGAAATTCAGCGCCTGCTTCGATCTCCCCTGGGAAGCGTGCCTGTGGTGACCGTCTACGCCTGGCCCGCCCTCTTCACGTCGCGGCTCAAACCCGCCCTGCTCGCGGGAAAACCCTTCGTGACCCCAAGGAACGAACCCTACCTTCTTCTGTCGGAATCGGGGATTACGGCGGTTTACGCCGACCGTCCCGTGAGTTGGCTGGCCCGGCTGGCGCCGCTTCGCAGCTGGGGCGTACGCTGCTTTCTCATCGATCTGAGTGAAGGCCCCCGCAGAAACCCGAAAGATTTGGAACGGGTTTTGAGCGGATTCAAGCGCGGCCGGGCCGACGAACCGTTTTCGGAATTCAACTGGGATCGGGAACCGGTGAAGCACAGGGCGTCCTTGAAAGACAGACGGTAA
- a CDS encoding DNA polymerase III subunit chi, with amino-acid sequence MDRRMVFVETRSQEMRRLLCRWVEFYYEKGLRVHVLTDSTMGAQHLDQMLWTFSQPSFVPHRIFGPGESLPAEEPVLITASPRFLEGFDVLACDATPDVSILFRYPHTIHFIVMDDEDRRRASRLLWQKARDAGLELRHFRLQANEPAA; translated from the coding sequence ATGGATCGTCGAATGGTCTTCGTGGAAACGCGGTCGCAGGAGATGCGAAGGCTCCTGTGCCGGTGGGTGGAGTTCTACTACGAGAAAGGGCTGCGGGTCCATGTCCTCACGGATTCCACCATGGGGGCGCAGCACCTGGATCAAATGCTGTGGACCTTTTCGCAACCCAGTTTCGTCCCGCACCGGATATTCGGGCCCGGGGAATCACTTCCGGCGGAGGAACCGGTTCTTATCACCGCTTCTCCCCGGTTCCTGGAGGGCTTCGACGTGCTCGCCTGCGACGCGACCCCGGACGTTTCCATTTTGTTCCGCTACCCGCACACGATCCATTTCATCGTGATGGACGATGAAGACCGCCGCCGTGCAAGCCGCCTCCTTTGGCAGAAAGCCCGGGACGCGGGGCTCGAACTCAGGCACTTCAGGCTTCAGGCCAATGAACCGGCCGCATGA
- a CDS encoding tetratricopeptide repeat protein — protein sequence MQLLSLPKRLFYEQGSRLAIFLVKRRIKKRPKDPGLWLVLARLYEVRSELPTAVQTLERALTLCPHNPALKLHLDRLRAGHVTTFQ from the coding sequence TTGCAGCTCTTGTCCTTACCCAAACGCCTCTTTTACGAACAGGGAAGCCGTTTGGCCATCTTCCTGGTGAAGCGCCGGATAAAGAAAAGGCCCAAGGATCCCGGCCTGTGGCTGGTCCTGGCGCGGCTCTACGAGGTGCGTAGCGAATTGCCGACCGCCGTCCAGACCCTGGAACGGGCGCTCACCCTGTGTCCCCATAACCCGGCCTTGAAGCTCCACCTGGACCGGCTGCGTGCGGGACATGTCACGACGTTTCAATAG
- a CDS encoding PaaI family thioesterase — protein sequence MDETLKQALVDRVAREPFARKLGLRLVDLRAGYSRVEMDFTSDLENIFGMAHGGAVFALMDEAFETAVNSHGTVAVALSMTVNYTAAAEPGSRLTAEAREMNRSRRTALYDIRVTDENGRLIATCQALAYRKGVPLPFIHGD from the coding sequence ATGGACGAAACCCTGAAGCAGGCCCTTGTGGATCGCGTCGCTCGGGAGCCCTTCGCGCGGAAGCTCGGGTTGCGCCTGGTCGACCTCCGCGCAGGCTATTCGCGCGTGGAAATGGATTTCACGTCGGATCTCGAAAACATCTTCGGGATGGCCCACGGCGGGGCTGTTTTCGCCCTCATGGACGAAGCCTTTGAAACGGCCGTCAATTCCCACGGAACCGTCGCGGTGGCCCTCAGCATGACCGTCAACTACACGGCGGCCGCGGAACCGGGAAGCCGACTTACGGCCGAAGCCCGGGAAATGAACCGGAGCCGCAGGACCGCGCTCTACGACATTAGAGTGACCGACGAAAACGGCCGGCTTATCGCCACGTGCCAGGCGCTCGCCTATCGGAAGGGTGTCCCGCTTCCCTTCATCCACGGCGATTGA
- a CDS encoding MTH938/NDUFAF3 family protein encodes MIENYQFGSMTVRGRTYRSDLMIVQGRVIPDWRRRESHEVDVSDVTEILQAKPHTLVVGQGHPGRMQVLPSLRKRLEEAAIELIEEPTDRAVLTFNRLFSEGRDVAGAFHLTC; translated from the coding sequence ATGATCGAAAACTATCAGTTCGGATCCATGACGGTTCGGGGCCGTACGTACCGCTCGGACCTGATGATCGTCCAAGGCCGGGTTATTCCCGATTGGCGGCGCCGCGAAAGCCACGAGGTGGACGTTTCGGACGTGACGGAAATCCTGCAGGCCAAGCCCCACACTCTGGTGGTGGGGCAGGGACATCCGGGCCGCATGCAGGTCTTGCCGTCTCTTAGAAAACGCCTCGAGGAAGCGGCCATCGAACTCATCGAAGAACCAACCGATCGGGCCGTTCTCACGTTCAACCGGCTTTTTTCGGAAGGAAGAGACGTGGCGGGCGCCTTTCATCTCACGTGCTGA
- a CDS encoding LysE family transporter produces MGGRLAGPSRVDAEVPRAVGHIHSAVSNRCIEAGGSSSCRGVTVIEYLAIFGGSFMLALSGALMPGPLFTVTLSESARTGFRAGPLLITGHSILELALVAAILLGLGPYLKLPTVTGVVALLGGTLLVYLGWDMLRSAGRLSLRWDPAADKRSGARHPVVMGALASLANPYWTLWWATIGLGYLIAAMKYGAPGVTLFFVGHIAADFAWYSLVSFGVSRGKTLLGDSGYRWTLRACGAVLIFFGGWFLISARDFLGSLAT; encoded by the coding sequence GTGGGCGGCCGCCTGGCCGGCCCATCCCGAGTGGATGCGGAAGTTCCTCGGGCTGTTGGGCACATCCATTCAGCCGTAAGCAACCGGTGCATTGAGGCCGGCGGGTCCTCATCGTGCCGTGGAGTCACCGTGATCGAATACCTGGCCATCTTCGGCGGATCCTTCATGCTGGCCCTTTCGGGGGCGCTCATGCCGGGACCGCTCTTTACCGTGACCCTTTCGGAATCGGCGCGGACCGGCTTCAGAGCGGGCCCGCTCCTCATCACCGGTCATTCCATTCTGGAACTGGCCCTGGTGGCGGCGATTCTTTTGGGGCTGGGTCCGTATCTCAAGCTTCCCACCGTCACGGGCGTGGTCGCGCTCCTCGGCGGCACGTTGCTCGTCTACCTGGGCTGGGACATGTTGCGAAGCGCCGGCCGGCTTTCCCTGCGCTGGGATCCGGCCGCCGACAAGCGAAGCGGTGCGCGCCATCCCGTGGTGATGGGGGCGCTGGCAAGCCTCGCCAATCCCTATTGGACGCTCTGGTGGGCCACCATCGGTCTGGGGTACCTCATCGCGGCCATGAAGTACGGCGCCCCTGGTGTGACCTTGTTCTTCGTGGGACACATCGCGGCCGATTTCGCCTGGTACAGCCTGGTGTCCTTCGGGGTCAGCCGCGGAAAGACCCTGCTCGGCGATTCCGGCTACCGATGGACGCTTCGGGCCTGCGGGGCGGTGCTCATCTTCTTCGGTGGCTGGTTTCTGATTTCAGCCCGGGACTTCCTCGGTTCGCTGGCGACGTGA